The nucleotide sequence TATTTATTGACTGTATGCCAGGGACATCAGGTTCACTGTACCTGCCAGCTGCTTCTCCAATCTGCATACTTGCTCTGCCAATCCCAGCATCAAAGCCTGGAGTTGTGGGGCTGCTTCAAGGCAGGGCACCTTAGAAAGCTCAAAGGTCAGAGTTTCTGTTCCCCTGGTGATAGTCAGGTAAGCACTGCTATCATCCTTCAACGTCAAAGATAAAGTGTGCTGGTCACTGGCAACCCTGTggattgggaggggggagggtttAGTGGTGTTTATTAGGCAGCAGGGACCCCTGCTTTATCTCCCCAAAGACAGGGCTCACCTGAACCACACTGAATAGTCCTCAGCCCCATCCAGGCCGTGCTGGGTTTTCTGTAGGATAAAATGAGGCTTGGTTAACCACATCTGGGTACCCTTAGGACCACTGCCCAAACCTGACAAAGGTGGGGGGGGGTATCCAAGAGCCAAAGAGGTCAGGTTATGATATTGGGGGGGCGTGGATAGTATGTAGAATGGAGACATTAGTGGAGCCCCCAGTTTAGTGTGGCGTCGGGGCGGAAGGCCAGGGTATGGAAATGGAGCGGGAGAGATCTAATTTATTGTGATGGTATCCTGCAAGGGGCAGAAGGTAAGACACGGATCAGAGCACCCACATGTTTCTCCAGACTCTCCGGGGTAAAGCTGGTGTTCCAGAGCTCCAGAGCATCAGTCacactggagaagagaaaggggggggTCAAGATTAAGTCATCTGTACCCCAAAACTGATCCCACTTTAGTGAGGGACCCTTCTCGCCACCAATCACGCATCCCGGGCCACAGGCAGGACCGAGGGTGGGAACAAGGAGCCTGGAACCGCGATCGATTGCGCAGGCGCGAGCTGCGGAAGGCGGAGCGCTAGGAAGACTTGCTGCCTAGCCGGCGCCGGCCCTCCCGCCCATCCTCCGGCCGGTCCCAGCGCGTGCCCCACCTACACTCACTAAAGGTTGAAAGCGCGGGTCTCGGCAGTTTCCGGGTCCTGCCCCAGCCCCGTAGGGCCCTCCCAGGAGCACACATAACGGGGCAGCCCCTGGCCGGAACTCGCAGGCACAATGCACAAGGAGGCCAGAGCCGGGACTCGCTGCATCtcaggagcaggaagtggggcgcCCGAGTCTCTGGAGTTCAGGCCTGGGCTAGGGCCCTGCCGTGAGAGTCCCAGCCCCGGAAACGGGCGGAGCTCCCGGGCGTCTTGCACCTGGAGATGGCCTCAGCACTTTACACGCTCGAGTAAACGTtacttgtgtttttttaaataaaacgttattaacatttttttgacATCACTTTTCTCCCTCGACGGCAAGTCCTTATAAcaggaaaaagaggggaaaaaaagttgtCAAAGTCAGGTTACCCATAGTCCTCTCCCACTTACAGCcgatcttatttattttattgcgATTTTCTTGTCAGTTACAAATCTCGCCTCCTGTCTCTCCTGCCctacccactgagaaagcaagaaaaacaaaacggTTACAAATATGCAGAATGTAGAAAACGAAATGCCGGCATCAGCCAtaatgtatctttttttaaaacgtTGGACAAAACTGGTTtcataacttgaaaaaaaataacaaaactccaGATTTCAAGCATGAGAATTTTAAGACTCCGTAACCCTGTTGTGTTACTCCTTTCCCTAAAGTTGTGAAGCAGGCcagccttccctcccctcccctcccctcagaTTTAGTCTCTGTGCTCTTTGGGGGTAATTAGTGACTTCACAGTGCTATGCCTGGGTCCAAGTTGAACCACCCTCTGCCCCTTAGGATCTGACATTTTCCTAGGGTTGTGAGGGAGGAGGGGCATATAATAAATAGGGGGGTGGAAGATCTAGAAAATTAACCAAGAAGCACTTATCACGTCCCTACTATGTACTTGGCACTGGAGACAAAAATACAATAAGTGAAATTATTCCATCTCACATGGAACTTACATAAAGTCCTTTCAGAGTATTTGATGAGGGGGCTTTTAACTGACTACAGGCAAGATGCACAGCTCTGGCAGGAAGAGTCAGAAGATTTAGAGCATAGGTAAAAGCAGCTCAAAATGGCAGCAGGGCCTTTAAGAGATGTCCTTTGTTTGGGATCAAAATAGACCCTATACTGGTggtcctaggatcatagatttagagctggaagggactttgttATTGTTTGGTCCTGTCTAATTCATacagcaacattgtaaagaaaaatgacTGTAAGacgactttagaactctgatcaggGCAATGATTAACAATGAGTCCAGAAATACCCTatatcatgggattttcttggcaaagatagtggaatggtttgctatttccttctccagcaagtccccattttacaaacgaggaactCTGGCatagaggagttaagtgacttagccagagtcacagagctaataagtatctgagaccagactaGACTAAAcgccagtattctatccactttaccacgcAGATGTAGGGAAGGGACTT is from Gracilinanus agilis isolate LMUSP501 chromosome 2, AgileGrace, whole genome shotgun sequence and encodes:
- the PAXX gene encoding protein PAXX, translating into MQRVPALASLCIVPASSGQGLPRYVCSWEGPTGLGQDPETAETRAFNLYVTDALELWNTSFTPESLEKHKTQHGLDGAEDYSVWFRVASDQHTLSLTLKDDSSAYLTITRGTETLTFELSKVPCLEAAPQLQALMLGLAEQVCRLEKQLAALKDESPSPRKKPQTGGQQLFLPDPDSRRSVPGPVMRKWMPGESLINPGFKSKKPASGVDFDAV